The Lysobacter sp. genome includes a window with the following:
- the rplF gene encoding 50S ribosomal protein L6, with product MSRVAKKPIAFPKGIEFNIQSDSVSVKGPKGTLSIAKPAGIEVKIEDGTAQLSANEDALIPLTGTLRAIIANMVHGVSEGFVRKLDLVGVGYRASMQGSDLNLSLGFSHPVVFPAPEGITIATPTQTEILVSGADKQRVGEVAAKIRAFRPPEPYKGKGVKYSDETIIRKEAKKA from the coding sequence ATGTCTCGTGTCGCCAAAAAACCGATCGCCTTCCCGAAAGGCATCGAATTCAACATCCAATCCGACAGCGTGAGCGTCAAGGGCCCCAAGGGCACCTTGTCGATCGCGAAGCCTGCCGGTATCGAAGTCAAGATCGAAGATGGCACTGCCCAGCTTTCGGCCAACGAAGATGCACTGATTCCGCTGACCGGCACCCTGCGCGCGATCATCGCGAACATGGTGCATGGCGTCAGCGAGGGTTTCGTTCGCAAGCTCGATCTCGTCGGCGTCGGTTACCGCGCCTCGATGCAGGGCAGCGATCTGAACCTGTCGCTCGGCTTCTCGCATCCCGTCGTGTTTCCGGCGCCCGAAGGCATCACCATCGCCACGCCGACCCAGACCGAAATCCTGGTCTCGGGTGCCGACAAGCAGCGCGTCGGCGAAGTCGCGGCAAAGATCCGCGCATTCCGCCCACCGGAACCCTACAAGGGCAAAGGCGTGAAGTACTCCGACGAAACCATCATTCGCAAGGAAGCCAAGAAGGCCTGA
- the rpsE gene encoding 30S ribosomal protein S5 — protein sequence MAEQRESRGRDRDRNREEVDDGMIEKLIAVNRVSKTVKGGRQFTFTALTVVGDGSGKVGFGYGKAREVPVAIQKSMEYARKNMSNVDLNNGTLWHAVKSGHGAAHVYMQPASEGTGVIAGGAMRAVLEAVGVKNVLAKATGSRNPINLVRATLRGLEAMQSPTRIAAKRGKKTEEIQHG from the coding sequence ATGGCAGAGCAACGTGAATCGCGCGGACGCGATCGTGATCGCAACCGCGAAGAAGTCGATGATGGCATGATCGAAAAGCTGATCGCGGTCAACCGCGTCAGCAAGACCGTCAAGGGCGGTCGCCAGTTCACCTTCACCGCTTTGACGGTGGTGGGCGATGGTTCCGGCAAGGTCGGCTTCGGTTATGGCAAGGCACGCGAAGTGCCGGTCGCGATCCAGAAATCGATGGAATACGCGCGCAAGAACATGAGTAATGTCGACCTGAACAACGGTACCCTTTGGCATGCCGTCAAGTCGGGTCACGGTGCTGCCCATGTGTACATGCAGCCTGCTTCCGAAGGTACTGGCGTCATCGCCGGTGGCGCGATGCGCGCCGTCCTCGAAGCGGTCGGCGTGAAGAACGTGTTGGCCAAGGCCACCGGTTCGCGTAATCCGATCAATCTGGTGCGCGCCACGCTCAGGGGCCTCGAAGCCATGCAGTCGCCGACCCGCATCGCGGCCAAGCGCGGCAAGAAGACCGAGGAGATCCAGCATGGCTAA
- the rplR gene encoding 50S ribosomal protein L18 has translation MSSIKNTARLRRAKSTRAHIRELGVPRLTVLRTGQHLYAQVFTADGSKVLAAANTMQTDVGDGLKSKKNSEAAAKVGRMIAEKARAAGIEKIAFDRSGYRYHGRIKALAEAAREGGLKF, from the coding sequence ATGAGCAGCATCAAGAACACCGCCCGCCTGCGCCGCGCCAAATCAACGCGCGCGCACATCCGCGAACTCGGCGTGCCCCGCCTGACCGTGCTGCGCACGGGGCAGCACCTGTACGCCCAGGTTTTCACCGCCGATGGCTCCAAAGTGCTGGCAGCCGCCAACACGATGCAGACCGACGTGGGCGACGGTCTCAAGAGCAAGAAGAACAGCGAGGCAGCCGCGAAAGTGGGTCGCATGATCGCCGAGAAAGCGCGCGCCGCCGGTATCGAGAAGATCGCATTCGATCGGTCGGGTTACCGCTATCACGGCCGTATCAAGGCGCTCGCTGAAGCGGCTCGCGAAGGCGGTCTGAAGTTCTGA